One genomic region from Mesorhizobium terrae encodes:
- a CDS encoding LysR family transcriptional regulator, with protein sequence MDRFGDVEAFLAIVERGNLSAAARHLGRSLQAVSRSLAALEKSVGVELVRRTTHKAQPTEAGYDFYRRVKPALSEIAEARAEAGNRSAEPSGLLKIGGPELFGPSYLIPIVARFMEMHPKVEVELSLSNRFVDLAQEGLDLAIRIGELPDSDLKALRLGVMRRVVFGAPSYFDKYGRPRHPRELAEHQCVFRNTDRDAGAWQFQDGGRPMTVKVSGRLHLDNAAASHSAVAVGLGIGRVPLWQVQDLVDSGAIEVILEAFEQPAVPVHVIWPAARLPLAKTRLFIDFLAANLHIERRNRECVVV encoded by the coding sequence ATGGATCGGTTTGGTGATGTCGAAGCGTTCCTGGCAATCGTGGAACGCGGAAATCTTTCAGCCGCTGCCCGGCATCTCGGCCGCTCGTTGCAGGCGGTCAGCCGTTCGCTGGCAGCTCTTGAAAAAAGCGTTGGCGTTGAGCTCGTGCGCCGCACCACGCACAAGGCGCAGCCCACGGAAGCCGGATATGATTTCTACCGCCGCGTGAAACCGGCACTTTCGGAGATTGCCGAGGCCAGGGCCGAGGCAGGCAATCGCAGCGCCGAACCTTCCGGGCTGCTCAAGATCGGCGGGCCGGAATTGTTCGGGCCAAGCTATCTCATCCCCATCGTCGCGCGCTTCATGGAAATGCACCCCAAGGTGGAGGTCGAACTCAGCCTCTCGAACCGCTTCGTCGATCTTGCCCAGGAAGGGCTCGACCTTGCCATCCGCATTGGCGAGCTGCCGGATTCGGACTTGAAGGCGCTCCGGCTCGGTGTCATGCGCCGTGTGGTCTTCGGCGCTCCGTCCTATTTCGACAAATATGGCAGGCCACGGCATCCGCGTGAATTGGCGGAACATCAATGCGTTTTCCGCAACACCGACCGTGACGCTGGTGCATGGCAATTTCAGGATGGCGGCAGACCGATGACCGTCAAGGTGAGCGGACGGCTGCATCTCGACAACGCCGCGGCGAGCCATTCCGCCGTCGCTGTCGGTCTTGGCATCGGCCGCGTACCGCTTTGGCAAGTGCAGGATCTCGTCGACAGCGGCGCAATCGAGGTGATCCTCGAAGCGTTTGAACAACCGGCGGTCCCGGTTCATGTCATCTGGCCGGCCGCTCGCCTGCCGCTCGCCAAAACGCGGCTTTTCATCGACTTCCTGGCCGCCAATCTACACATCGAACGGCGCAATCGCGAATGCGTCGTGGTTTGA
- a CDS encoding NmrA family NAD(P)-binding protein: MSDVNRKTVLVVGASGRSGGYVAAELARRGVIVRALVRNEAAAHSARNNGASEIVDGDLRDAESLDAALRGVHGVYYVGPPFVADEPALGIAMVHAAKRAGVGKFVFSSVIHPANGLANHASKLPVEEALLRSNLDYTILYPATLFQNIAPAWRAIVRDSMFVEPFSNTARLARVDYRDVAEVAAEALTDDRLAYGSFELAADGMYNRVEIAAMMSAVLGRSIEAVERSFEEWAAVARPPFEGEALQQLARVFESYSAFGSAGNSLTLRTILGREPRTLRQYFEELAAAEPGEPMRA, from the coding sequence ATGTCCGATGTGAACAGGAAAACCGTGCTCGTGGTTGGCGCTTCCGGCCGCAGCGGCGGCTATGTCGCTGCCGAGCTTGCCCGGCGTGGCGTCATCGTGCGGGCGTTGGTGCGCAACGAGGCTGCCGCACATTCGGCGCGGAACAATGGCGCTTCCGAAATCGTGGACGGTGACCTGCGCGATGCCGAAAGCCTCGACGCTGCGCTCAGGGGTGTCCATGGCGTCTACTATGTCGGTCCACCTTTCGTAGCGGACGAACCGGCACTCGGCATCGCCATGGTGCATGCGGCGAAACGGGCAGGGGTGGGCAAGTTCGTGTTTTCTTCGGTCATTCATCCGGCCAACGGACTGGCCAACCACGCCAGCAAATTGCCCGTCGAAGAGGCGCTGCTGCGCTCCAATCTCGACTACACCATTCTTTACCCCGCAACACTGTTCCAGAACATCGCGCCGGCGTGGCGAGCCATTGTCCGGGACAGTATGTTCGTCGAACCCTTTTCGAACACTGCGCGGCTGGCGCGGGTCGACTATCGCGATGTCGCCGAAGTGGCTGCCGAGGCTCTGACGGATGACCGGCTTGCCTATGGCTCCTTCGAGCTCGCCGCAGACGGTATGTACAACCGCGTCGAGATCGCCGCGATGATGAGCGCCGTGCTCGGACGCTCGATCGAGGCGGTGGAACGCAGTTTCGAGGAGTGGGCAGCTGTCGCCAGGCCGCCCTTTGAGGGGGAAGCGCTGCAGCAACTCGCGCGCGTGTTCGAATCCTATTCGGCCTTTGGTTCTGCGGGAAACAGCCTGACGCTGCGTACCATCCTCGGACGCGAACCACGCACGTTGCGCCAGTATTTCGAAGAGCTTGCTGCCGCCGAGCCTGGCGAGCCGATGCGGGCTTGA
- the cobW gene encoding cobalamin biosynthesis protein CobW: MTASVSRVPCTVVTGFLGAGKTTLIRHILENAKGKRLALIVNEFGDVGVDGEILKGCGIDTCPEENIVELANGCICCTVADDFVPALDQILSRTPKVDHILIETSGLALPKPLVQAFQWPTVKNRVTVDGVIAVVDGPALAEGRVAADMDALAAQRVADDSLDHDDPVEEVFEDQVACADLIILSKSDLMDAAGTAKANAVLDEHVARAVKVVPTAQGKVDPSVLLGLGLAVEDDIENRKSHHDGMGDHEHDDFDSFVVEIPSIANPDELARRVADAAEKENVLRVKGFVEVDAKPMRLLLQAVGPRVNHYYDRAWTASDDRRSRLVVIGLKGLDRPAIERILVG; the protein is encoded by the coding sequence ATGACCGCTTCCGTTTCCCGCGTGCCCTGCACCGTCGTCACCGGCTTCCTCGGCGCCGGCAAGACGACGCTGATCCGCCATATCCTCGAAAACGCCAAGGGCAAGCGGCTGGCGCTGATCGTCAACGAGTTCGGCGACGTCGGCGTTGACGGCGAAATCCTCAAGGGCTGCGGCATCGACACCTGCCCGGAGGAAAACATCGTCGAGCTCGCCAATGGCTGCATCTGCTGCACCGTAGCCGACGATTTCGTGCCGGCGCTCGACCAGATCCTGTCGCGCACGCCGAAGGTCGACCATATCCTGATCGAGACCTCGGGTCTCGCTCTGCCGAAGCCGCTCGTGCAGGCCTTCCAGTGGCCGACCGTGAAGAACCGCGTCACCGTCGACGGCGTTATCGCCGTGGTCGACGGCCCGGCACTGGCCGAAGGCCGTGTCGCCGCCGACATGGACGCGCTCGCCGCCCAGCGCGTGGCGGACGATTCGCTCGACCATGACGATCCGGTCGAAGAGGTGTTCGAGGATCAGGTCGCCTGCGCGGACCTGATCATCCTTTCCAAGAGCGACCTGATGGACGCCGCTGGCACGGCAAAAGCCAATGCCGTGCTGGACGAGCACGTCGCACGCGCCGTCAAGGTGGTGCCGACCGCCCAGGGCAAGGTCGATCCTTCCGTGCTGCTCGGTCTCGGCCTGGCGGTCGAGGACGACATCGAGAACCGCAAGAGCCATCACGACGGCATGGGCGACCACGAGCATGACGACTTCGATAGCTTCGTCGTCGAGATACCCTCGATCGCCAATCCGGACGAACTGGCCCGCCGCGTCGCCGACGCCGCAGAGAAGGAAAACGTGCTGCGTGTGAAGGGCTTCGTCGAAGTCGACGCCAAGCCGATGCGGCTCCTGCTGCAGGCGGTCGGCCCGCGCGTGAACCACTATTACGACCGCGCATGGACCGCTAGCGACGACCGCCGCTCGCGGCTGGTGGTGATCGGTCTGAAGGGCCTCGACCGCCCGGCCATCGAACGTATTCTGGTGGGGTAA
- a CDS encoding shikimate kinase, with translation MKRVLITGMSGTGKSATIGELSARGYAACDLDTPEWSHWIDAASDDTLTPGDGKDWVWQLDKVRALLSEPREGMLFISGCAENMGELFPLIDTVILLSAPIDTIMQRVSARMSSGYGGVAEERRKIAELIELIEPLLRESADHEIDSSGPLQATVDRILQVA, from the coding sequence ATGAAGCGCGTGTTGATCACCGGCATGTCCGGAACTGGAAAGTCAGCGACGATCGGAGAGCTTAGCGCGCGTGGCTATGCCGCCTGCGATCTCGACACGCCCGAATGGTCGCACTGGATCGACGCCGCCTCGGACGACACGCTGACACCCGGAGATGGCAAGGATTGGGTGTGGCAGCTGGACAAGGTCCGGGCCCTGCTTTCCGAACCGCGTGAAGGCATGCTCTTCATCAGCGGCTGCGCTGAGAACATGGGAGAGCTTTTCCCGCTGATCGACACCGTGATTCTGCTTTCGGCGCCGATCGATACGATCATGCAGCGCGTGTCGGCACGCATGTCGAGTGGCTACGGCGGTGTGGCGGAGGAGCGCCGCAAGATCGCCGAACTGATCGAGCTGATCGAGCCGCTGCTTCGGGAGTCCGCCGACCACGAAATCGATTCCAGCGGTCCTCTTCAAGCAACGGTCGACCGGATCCTACAAGTCGCATAG
- a CDS encoding SDR family oxidoreductase, translated as MAVQKVAVVTAGGSGMGAAAARKLAADGYKVAILSSSGKGEALAKELGGVGVTGSNQSNDDLKRLVDLAVSTWGRIDVLVNSAGHGPRAQILEISDDDWHKGLDTYLMNVIRPTRLVAPVMQRQKAGTIINISTAWTFEPSPMFPTSAVFRAGLASFTKIFVEAYSGDNIRMNNVLPGWIDSLPATEERRDSVPLKRYGTSEEIAATIAFLASDAAAYITGQNIRVDGGVTRSV; from the coding sequence ATGGCGGTTCAGAAGGTGGCGGTGGTGACTGCCGGCGGCAGCGGCATGGGCGCGGCGGCGGCGCGCAAGCTGGCAGCGGACGGCTACAAGGTCGCGATCCTGTCCTCCTCCGGCAAGGGCGAGGCATTGGCCAAGGAACTGGGCGGCGTCGGCGTCACCGGCTCGAACCAGTCCAATGACGATCTCAAGCGGCTGGTCGACCTCGCCGTTTCGACCTGGGGCCGTATCGACGTGCTGGTCAACAGCGCCGGCCATGGCCCGCGCGCGCAGATCCTCGAGATCAGCGACGATGACTGGCACAAGGGCCTCGACACCTATCTGATGAACGTCATCCGCCCGACGCGGCTGGTTGCGCCGGTGATGCAGAGGCAAAAGGCCGGCACCATCATCAACATCTCGACTGCCTGGACATTCGAGCCGAGCCCGATGTTTCCGACGTCGGCGGTCTTCAGGGCCGGACTTGCTTCCTTTACCAAGATCTTCGTCGAGGCCTATTCCGGCGACAACATCCGCATGAACAATGTGCTGCCGGGCTGGATCGACAGCCTGCCGGCGACCGAAGAGCGGCGCGACAGCGTGCCCTTGAAGCGCTACGGCACCAGCGAGGAAATCGCCGCTACCATCGCCTTCCTGGCCTCGGATGCCGCGGCATATATCACCGGCCAGAACATCCGCGTCGACGGCGGCGTGACACGCTCGGTGTAG
- the cobG gene encoding precorrin-3B synthase, with translation MNAARRRGACPALTAPMQTGDGLLVRLNPVAGGLASKALIGLCESASRHGNGIMEVTARGSIQIRGLTATSAAVLAAEVNALGIAVRTGVPVETGPLAGLDLSETADPRALAEAIRAAIYEAGLAGKLGPKVSVVVDGGGLISLDAILADVRLVAVRRDGSVSWHLSIGGTATTARPLGLFDEARASDLTMAILKAIATLGREGRARDLDTEQLTERSAVAPEGVIESPSEKPLSSDSFPIGIFPLTNSAEVLGIALPFGSMPAQAIARLAAEAVARGASEIRPSPQRTLLFLGLTRQAGAELRQAAGALGFVTEASDPRTHIAACPGTPACASGHLSTRGIAETIAADHTGFLDGSFTLHISGCAKGCAHPAAAALTLVGDENKAGLVVDGTAKALPPRYSPRYEAARGLGRVAALAGGARRDNETVAACLARLGETAITQAFARE, from the coding sequence ATGAATGCCGCCCGACGCCGGGGCGCCTGCCCCGCCCTGACGGCGCCGATGCAGACCGGCGACGGGCTTTTGGTGCGGCTCAACCCCGTTGCTGGAGGACTCGCTTCCAAAGCCCTGATCGGACTCTGCGAATCGGCCTCACGCCACGGCAACGGCATCATGGAGGTGACGGCGCGCGGCTCGATCCAGATTCGTGGGTTGACGGCGACAAGCGCGGCGGTGCTGGCCGCGGAAGTGAATGCGCTGGGCATCGCCGTGCGCACCGGCGTACCGGTCGAGACCGGGCCTCTGGCCGGCCTGGACTTGAGCGAAACAGCCGACCCGCGCGCCTTGGCCGAGGCGATCCGCGCCGCGATCTACGAGGCCGGCCTTGCCGGCAAGCTCGGGCCAAAAGTGTCCGTTGTCGTGGATGGTGGCGGGTTGATCAGCCTTGACGCGATTCTAGCCGATGTGCGGCTGGTCGCGGTTCGTCGCGATGGTAGCGTAAGCTGGCATCTCTCGATTGGCGGCACGGCGACCACAGCGCGACCGCTGGGCCTGTTCGACGAAGCGCGAGCCAGCGACCTGACCATGGCGATTCTTAAGGCAATCGCCACACTGGGCCGCGAAGGTCGAGCGCGGGACCTGGATACGGAACAGCTCACGGAGCGGAGTGCCGTCGCGCCCGAAGGTGTCATTGAATCACCTTCTGAAAAGCCCCTCTCAAGCGATTCATTTCCCATTGGAATTTTCCCGCTCACCAATTCGGCCGAAGTTCTCGGCATCGCCCTGCCCTTCGGTTCGATGCCGGCCCAGGCAATCGCAAGGCTCGCAGCCGAGGCAGTCGCGCGCGGTGCCAGCGAGATCCGCCCGTCGCCACAGCGCACATTGTTGTTCCTTGGCCTGACAAGGCAAGCCGGTGCCGAACTGCGACAGGCCGCAGGCGCGCTCGGCTTCGTCACCGAAGCGAGCGACCCGCGCACCCATATCGCGGCCTGCCCCGGCACGCCGGCCTGCGCGTCCGGTCATCTGTCGACGCGGGGGATCGCGGAAACAATCGCCGCCGACCATACCGGTTTTCTCGACGGCTCGTTCACCCTGCATATTTCGGGCTGCGCCAAGGGCTGCGCGCACCCGGCAGCAGCGGCGCTGACGCTGGTGGGCGACGAAAACAAAGCCGGACTTGTCGTTGACGGGACGGCGAAGGCCCTTCCGCCCCGATACAGCCCACGATATGAAGCCGCGCGCGGCCTCGGTCGCGTTGCCGCGCTGGCCGGCGGCGCAAGGCGCGACAACGAAACGGTTGCCGCCTGCCTTGCCCGGCTGGGCGAGACGGCGATCACGCAAGCCTTCGCACGGGAATGA
- a CDS encoding GNAT family N-acetyltransferase — translation MPHEPALQFRAATMDDVALVRDIVRAAYSKWIPVIGREPSPMKADYDEVLRKHQFTLLHEGPKVAGLIETTLEDDHLWIENVCVLPAHQGKGFGKTLLRYAEEMAVEAGRKEIQLLTNAAFEANIALYERLGYIITGREAYMEGTTVYMKKRLEA, via the coding sequence ATGCCGCACGAACCCGCTTTGCAATTCCGGGCAGCGACGATGGACGATGTCGCGCTGGTTCGCGACATCGTGCGCGCGGCCTATTCGAAGTGGATTCCCGTGATCGGCCGCGAGCCAAGCCCGATGAAGGCTGACTACGATGAGGTGCTGCGGAAGCACCAATTCACCCTTCTCCATGAAGGTCCTAAGGTTGCCGGACTAATTGAGACGACGCTGGAAGACGATCATTTGTGGATCGAGAATGTCTGCGTGCTGCCCGCCCATCAGGGCAAAGGGTTCGGCAAGACGCTGCTTCGCTACGCCGAGGAGATGGCGGTTGAGGCCGGCCGCAAGGAAATCCAATTGCTGACCAATGCCGCCTTCGAGGCCAACATCGCCCTCTATGAGCGGCTCGGCTACATCATCACCGGACGCGAAGCCTATATGGAAGGCACGACGGTCTACATGAAGAAGCGGCTTGAAGCGTAG
- a CDS encoding DUF1636 family protein has translation MDRNGSFSAETAGVAADADTAPVTIIVCSSCRDETGSDARPRAGALLAEATRTAAEDNRNIEVRTVECLGNCKRRLSAALLRDGCWSYVFGDLTAESGPDLVAGAELFVTSEDGLIPWRGRPDSLKRGLIARIPPLTMLKD, from the coding sequence TTGGATCGCAACGGCAGTTTTTCGGCTGAGACGGCGGGTGTTGCGGCAGACGCCGACACCGCGCCCGTCACCATCATCGTCTGTTCCTCGTGCCGCGACGAGACCGGCTCGGACGCGCGTCCACGTGCCGGCGCGCTGCTGGCCGAGGCTACCCGCACCGCCGCCGAGGATAACCGGAACATCGAAGTCCGCACCGTCGAATGTCTCGGCAACTGCAAGCGCCGGCTCTCCGCCGCCTTGTTGCGCGACGGCTGCTGGAGCTATGTCTTCGGCGACCTGACCGCCGAAAGCGGCCCCGACCTCGTCGCCGGCGCAGAACTTTTCGTCACCTCCGAGGACGGCCTCATCCCATGGCGCGGCCGCCCTGATTCGCTGAAGCGCGGCCTGATCGCGCGCATCCCTCCCCTTACCATGCTGAAGGACTAG
- the cobN gene encoding cobaltochelatase subunit CobN, whose amino-acid sequence MHILTTTSASLDDIAEPVDLRQQPAEMVALSFTDSDLAGLASAWQADAGNLPSMRLAALRDLRHPMSVDLWIDSVAQHAKVILVRILGGHDWWRYGCDQLAAVAGAKGIKLALLPGESHDEDLRLTEASTLPADELAALLSYFRQGGAANMTALVRRLAGLCGRNVVATQPVEVPKAGFYQPGIGVADGLASFFPFTGRISQQGGLKDGQEPPLIRPFGAPSPRERGEGNNPVVPILFYRSMLLAADAAPIDALAEALQARGIAAVPIFVSSLKDKTSLDFVETAFGELKPAAIVTATAFASGAEPGTETLFDRAGVPVFQIIVATTRRDAWETNQRGLAPADLAMHVVLPELDGRILAGAVSFKAEVEANAALAFRAFANRPEPDRVESVANRIAAHIRLQKTPASERRLAILIPDYPSAPGRTGYAVGLDVPSSVLAMLHDLKEAGYAVEKIPQSPRVLLDLLERNCEGLSLEDYAILSEHLPDEARRIVVEAWGEPAASSRFPFRAATFGNVTVALAPDRGRSADRRADYHDPTLPPRHELVAFGLWLQQSLGVQAIVHVGAHGTLEWLPGKTVALGQNCFPEIVTGALPVIYPFIVSNPGEAAQAKRRIAAVTLGHLPPPLTGAGLDESQQELERLVDEYAQADGLDRRRRDRLAKLIVETASKTGLASEAGVARTDAPDEALRRIDAWLCDVKDFAVKDGLHIYGRAPDGEANALRLQSAINEKATLLAALDGRHITAGPAGAPARGRTDVLPTGRNLFTADPRTMPTPTAFDLGKAAADEIVVSFMQSHGDWPRALVIDLWGSASLRTGGEEIAQGLALMGCRPQWDAATGRITGIEVLPPAALGRPRVDVTWRISGLFRDMFPTQIALIDAAARAVAQRDEDDTENPLAAATRAAGRVEPRIFGSSPGTYGAGLEAMLASGEWQSREELGRAYLDAASHAYGGAEGEGAAAPGAFAGRIAEADLLVHTGDDPGRDILEGSADVAFIGGFAAAVAALGGKADVIVLDTTDPAKPKPRSVSEAVTRVVRARAVNRRFIEGQMRHGPRGASEFAETVDRLVGFAETTQAIAGNLIGAVHDAYLGDETVRAFLLRENPAAAKFIAERLASARRRGLWHPLRNSVDDDLAALIAEAGRSEAAE is encoded by the coding sequence TTGCACATCCTGACCACCACCTCCGCCTCGCTCGACGACATCGCCGAGCCAGTCGACCTGCGCCAGCAGCCGGCGGAGATGGTGGCGCTGTCGTTCACCGACAGCGATCTGGCCGGACTGGCATCGGCCTGGCAGGCGGATGCCGGCAACCTGCCTTCGATGCGGCTGGCGGCGTTGCGGGATCTGCGCCACCCGATGTCGGTCGATCTGTGGATCGACAGCGTGGCCCAACACGCCAAGGTGATCCTGGTGCGCATCCTCGGCGGTCACGACTGGTGGCGCTACGGCTGCGACCAGCTCGCCGCGGTGGCGGGTGCCAAGGGCATCAAGCTGGCGCTGCTGCCCGGCGAATCGCACGATGAAGACCTGCGGCTCACCGAGGCCTCCACCTTGCCCGCGGATGAGCTGGCGGCGCTGCTTTCCTATTTCCGCCAGGGCGGCGCAGCCAACATGACGGCGCTCGTGCGACGCCTGGCCGGGCTTTGCGGCCGGAACGTCGTCGCAACCCAGCCGGTCGAAGTGCCGAAGGCTGGTTTTTATCAACCGGGCATTGGTGTGGCGGATGGATTGGCTTCCTTCTTCCCGTTCACGGGGAGAATATCCCAGCAGGGGGGTCTGAAGGACGGGCAGGAGCCGCCCCTCATCCGCCCCTTCGGGGCACCTTCTCCCCGTGAACGGGGAGAAGGAAACAACCCCGTTGTCCCGATCCTGTTCTACCGCTCGATGCTGCTGGCGGCCGACGCCGCGCCTATCGATGCTTTGGCTGAAGCGTTGCAGGCACGCGGCATCGCCGCGGTGCCGATCTTCGTTTCCAGCTTGAAGGACAAGACCTCGCTCGATTTTGTCGAGACCGCGTTCGGCGAGCTAAAGCCGGCGGCGATCGTCACCGCCACCGCCTTTGCTTCCGGCGCGGAACCCGGCACCGAGACGCTGTTCGACCGTGCCGGCGTGCCGGTGTTCCAGATCATCGTCGCCACCACGCGCCGTGACGCCTGGGAAACCAATCAGCGCGGGCTAGCGCCCGCCGACCTTGCCATGCATGTCGTGCTGCCGGAGCTGGATGGCCGCATCCTCGCCGGCGCCGTCTCCTTCAAGGCCGAGGTCGAGGCGAATGCCGCTCTTGCCTTCCGCGCCTTCGCCAACCGGCCGGAACCCGATCGTGTCGAAAGCGTCGCCAACCGCATCGCCGCCCATATCCGGCTGCAAAAGACACCGGCGAGCGAACGCCGCCTTGCCATCCTGATCCCGGACTATCCGAGCGCACCGGGGCGCACCGGCTATGCCGTCGGTCTGGATGTGCCTTCCTCCGTGCTTGCCATGCTGCACGACCTTAAGGAGGCCGGTTACGCGGTTGAGAAGATTCCGCAATCGCCGCGCGTGCTGCTCGATCTTCTCGAACGGAACTGCGAAGGGCTTTCGCTGGAAGACTACGCAATACTGTCCGAACATCTGCCGGACGAGGCACGCCGGATAGTGGTCGAAGCCTGGGGCGAGCCGGCGGCATCGTCCCGCTTCCCCTTCCGTGCGGCCACCTTCGGCAACGTCACCGTGGCGCTGGCGCCGGATCGTGGCCGCTCGGCGGACCGGCGCGCCGACTATCATGACCCGACGCTGCCGCCGCGCCACGAACTGGTCGCTTTCGGCCTGTGGCTGCAGCAATCGCTCGGCGTGCAGGCGATCGTCCATGTCGGCGCCCATGGAACGCTGGAATGGCTGCCCGGCAAGACGGTGGCGCTTGGGCAGAATTGCTTCCCCGAGATCGTCACTGGCGCGCTGCCGGTCATCTATCCTTTCATCGTCTCCAATCCGGGCGAGGCCGCACAGGCCAAGCGCCGCATCGCCGCCGTCACCCTCGGCCATCTGCCGCCGCCGTTGACCGGCGCGGGCCTGGACGAAAGCCAGCAGGAACTGGAGCGGCTGGTCGACGAATATGCGCAGGCCGATGGGCTCGACCGCCGCCGTCGCGACCGGCTGGCGAAGCTGATCGTGGAGACTGCCTCCAAGACCGGCCTTGCCTCGGAAGCCGGCGTCGCCAGGACCGACGCGCCAGATGAAGCGCTGCGTCGCATCGACGCCTGGCTGTGCGACGTCAAGGATTTCGCGGTCAAGGACGGCTTGCATATCTATGGCCGCGCGCCGGATGGCGAGGCCAACGCACTGCGCCTGCAAAGCGCGATCAATGAAAAAGCCACCCTGCTGGCCGCGCTCGACGGCCGCCACATCACCGCAGGGCCGGCGGGCGCGCCGGCGCGTGGCCGCACCGACGTGCTGCCCACCGGGCGCAACCTGTTCACCGCAGATCCGCGCACCATGCCGACGCCGACCGCCTTTGATCTCGGCAAGGCCGCTGCCGACGAGATCGTGGTCAGTTTCATGCAAAGCCATGGTGACTGGCCGCGCGCTCTGGTCATCGATCTCTGGGGTTCCGCCTCGCTGCGCACCGGCGGTGAGGAGATTGCCCAGGGCCTGGCGCTGATGGGCTGCCGCCCGCAATGGGATGCCGCCACCGGCCGTATCACCGGCATCGAAGTACTGCCGCCGGCGGCACTTGGGCGGCCGCGTGTCGACGTCACCTGGCGCATATCAGGCCTGTTCCGCGACATGTTCCCAACCCAGATCGCGCTCATCGACGCCGCCGCGCGCGCCGTTGCCCAGCGAGACGAGGACGACACCGAAAATCCGCTCGCCGCCGCCACGCGTGCCGCAGGGCGGGTCGAGCCACGCATCTTCGGTTCTTCGCCCGGCACCTACGGCGCCGGCCTGGAAGCCATGCTGGCCAGCGGCGAATGGCAAAGCCGCGAAGAGCTTGGCCGCGCCTATCTCGATGCAGCCTCGCACGCCTATGGCGGCGCCGAAGGCGAAGGGGCAGCTGCGCCCGGTGCCTTTGCCGGCCGTATCGCGGAGGCTGATCTTCTCGTGCATACCGGCGACGATCCCGGCCGCGACATCCTCGAGGGTTCCGCCGACGTCGCCTTCATTGGCGGCTTCGCGGCGGCTGTCGCAGCGCTTGGCGGCAAGGCCGACGTTATCGTACTCGACACCACTGACCCGGCGAAGCCGAAGCCGCGTTCGGTGTCAGAAGCGGTGACGCGTGTGGTGCGGGCACGCGCCGTCAACCGGCGCTTCATCGAGGGACAGATGCGGCACGGCCCGCGCGGCGCCTCGGAATTCGCCGAGACGGTCGACAGGCTCGTCGGCTTCGCCGAAACCACCCAAGCCATTGCAGGCAATCTGATCGGCGCCGTGCACGATGCCTATCTGGGCGACGAGACTGTGCGCGCCTTCCTGTTGCGCGAGAACCCGGCAGCCGCGAAATTCATCGCCGAACGCCTCGCCTCGGCAAGACGGCGCGGACTGTGGCACCCGCTGCGCAATTCGGTCGACGACGACCTCGCGGCATTGATCGCCGAGGCTGGCCGCAGCGAGGCAGCCGAATGA